GCCCCAGGTGGCCCATGACGGGGATGCTGGCGCGGACGATGGCGCGCACGGTGTCGGCGAACTCGGCGCCGCCCTCCAGCTTCACGCTGCCCACGTTGCCTTCGGACACGAGCCGCCCGGCGTTGCGCACCGCCTCCTGCGGCGACACCTGGTAGCTCATGAACGGCAGGTCGCCCACCACGTGCGCCCGCTTCGCGCCGCGGCTCACCGCCGCCGAGTGGTAGACCATCTGGTCCATGGTGACGGGCAGCGTGGAGTCCTGGCCCTGGATGACCATGCCCAGCGAGTCACCGACCAGGAGCACGTCCGCGCCTCCCTCGTCGAGGATGCGCGCGAACGTCGCGTCGTACGCGGTGACCATGCAGATCTTCTGACCGGACTGCTTCAGGCGCTTCAGCGTGTGGATGGTGACCTTGTCCTTCACGGTTCACCTCCTGTGGCAAGACGGGTGGGACAGCCGCGTGGAACGTCAGGCCCCTCGCCGTCCCCAGGGGGATCGCCGGAGGCCAGGGTTCCACGGGGATGCACTCTAACGCCCTCAAAGGCCGCGTGGGGGGATGACCGCACCACTCCAGGCAACCAGCCGGGCGGCGGCTGTCAGCCCCGGCGGGACCGGGGGGTGTAGTGCTGCACGCCGGACTTCGCGGACGCGATGGCCTGCATCAGGTCCTCGCGGTCCTGCTCGTTGTGCACGAAGTCGATGTCCGACGTGTTCACCACCAGCAGCGGCGTGTCCTGGTAATGCGCGAAGAAGTCGTTGTACGCGTGCGTGAGGGCCTCCAGGTAGCCCGCGTCGAACTTCCGCTCGAACTCGCGGCCGCGCTTCTTGATGCGATGCAGCAGCACGTCCAACTGGGCCTGGAGGTAGATGACCAGGTCGGGCTGCGGGACGCGGGGCCCCAGCGCCTCGAAGACGCGGTCGTAGAGGGCCAGCTCGTCCGAGGCCAGCGTGAGGTTGGCGAAGATGCGGTCCTTCGCGAACAGGTAGTCACTCACGGTGACGGCGCGGAACAGGTCTTGCTGGAAGAGTTCCTGCTGCTGACGGAAACGCGACAGCAGGAAGAACACCTGCGTCTGGAACGCGAACTTCTGCCGGTCCCCGTAGAAGCTGGAGAGGAAGGGGTTCTCCTCCACGACCTCCAGGATGCGGCGGCTGCCCAGGCGCTCCGTGAGCAGGTGGGTGAGGCTCGTCTTGCCCACGCCGATGGGGCCTTCGACGACGATGTAGCGGTGGTCCATCGGCCCGAGGCCTCCGCCCCCGGAATCCACGCATGTGACACATGCGCGCGGGGGGCGGATAACACAACCATGCCCCCGCGCATCCGGCAATTTTCGCCGGGCCACCCCACCCTTGCGCCCTCCGAGGTCATCCCCTACGGTGCCCGCGAACACGCAACAGCGGAGCAGCGGGCCACAGATGCGCGGCAGGCAGCGGGTGAAGACGGT
This genomic stretch from Corallococcus caeni harbors:
- a CDS encoding deoxynucleoside kinase, yielding MDHRYIVVEGPIGVGKTSLTHLLTERLGSRRILEVVEENPFLSSFYGDRQKFAFQTQVFFLLSRFRQQQELFQQDLFRAVTVSDYLFAKDRIFANLTLASDELALYDRVFEALGPRVPQPDLVIYLQAQLDVLLHRIKKRGREFERKFDAGYLEALTHAYNDFFAHYQDTPLLVVNTSDIDFVHNEQDREDLMQAIASAKSGVQHYTPRSRRG